The Myxococcales bacterium genomic interval GCGCGCCGGAGGAGACGAACGCGGGGACGCGGTTCGACGTGTAGAAGTTCTCGCCCTTCCAGTTCATCTGGTAGGCCACGAGCGGCTCGTTCGGCGAGGAGCGGGCCTTGTAGTACGCCTCGATGACCTCGCGCTGGCCCCAGTGGGGCGCGGTCTTCACCATGTAGACGTCCACGCCCCAGGCGCCGAAGACCAGCCCGAGCGCCACGAACAGGCTCACCGCGTGCGCCCGCATGCGCTTCACCGCGAAGAGCATCGACGCGAGGATCGCGATCGCCGCGAACGCGCGGAGCGCCGCCGAGAAGTCGAGGTGATCGGGCCAGGTGCGGCGATAGTTGTACGTGAAGAGCTGGAGCAGGCGGATCGCGCCCGGCTGGTCGGCGCCGAACGGCTTCGTGCCGAGGTCGCGCCCGACGAGCACGAGGAGCAGCGCGCCAGCCACCGCCGCGGTCGCGATCATGAGCGCCTCGTGGGGCGCCCGGATAGAGGCCGCGTCTTCGGGCTCCACGGAGAGCCCGCCGCGGTACGGGGTCTTGTCGTCGCGGACCACCGCGCGCGGCGCCTCGTCCTCGTCGCTCGCGGGGCGGCTCCAGACGGCGATGGTCGCCCCCACGACCACGAGCCCGAAGACCACCATCGCGGCGCCCACGAACATCGAGGGCTCGGCGAGCTCGCTCTGTGTGGCCCCGAGCTTCGTGCCGAGCACCGAGCCCGGGAAGAAGCGCGACACGCCGTAGACCAGCGCCGCCGCGCCCACGAGCATGCCAGCGCCGTACGGGAGCACACGGTCTCGGCGCGCCCACGCGGTGCGGCGCATCGCGTCGTCGAGGGCCACGCCGATGAGCATCGCCGCCGGCGGCACCGCCGGGAAGATGTAGTGGTGGAACTTCGTGCCCATGAACGTGAACAGCGCGAAGGCGAACACGAACCACATGACGAGGAAGATCGAGGCGTCGCCGCGCCCCTCGTCGGCCGAGTCACTGCGCCGCAGCCAATACATCAGACCTAGAGGCGCGAGGCCCGTCCACGGGAAGAGCGCGTAGCCGAGCTGCCAAAGGTAGAAGCGGATCGACGTGTCGTCGCCCTCGTTCGTGTCGTGCACGTGCGAGAAGGCGCGGTTGAACATGTCGTGGAAGAACAGGCGATCGGTGAACGGCGAGCCGTGCCGGATGTACATGGCGACGAACCACGGCGCCGCGACGGTGGCGAGCACGAGCAGGCCGCTCCACAGCTCGAGCTTCGTGATCTCCGACCAGCGCTTCTTCGTGGCGACGTACGCGAACGCGCACACGCCGGGCAGGATGAAGCCCGCGGGTCCCTTGCCCATCGTGGCGATCGCGGCGAAGAACCAAGCGCCAATGTAGAAGAGCCGGCGCGTGCGGCGCTCCCCCCAGTTCAGGTAGAGGAGGCCCGAGAGCAGCGCGAGCCACACCGTGCCCTGCACCGACGGCTCCACGCTGCCGAAGAACCGGAGCATGGAGGGGCCGAAGCCCGTGGGGTTCGACGGCAGGCCGCGCGGGATGCTGGCCGGCACGGCCGCGTGGCAGGCCTCGTTCCCCGGGAGCCCGCAGTTCAGCGCCGAGCCCGCCCGGAACTCGTCGAGGTGGAGCCGGAAGCCCTTGGCGCCGCTCCCGTAGAGCACGAGCTCCACGTTGCGCGTGAGCAGGTACACGATCTGAGGCAGCGCGCAGATCAGGATCACCCCAAAGAGCAGGTGAAACCCCGAGAGGCGCAGCTTGCGGCCGAACGCGTCGACCTCGTAGAGGCGCGCGCGCTCTCCCTCCGAAGTGTTCAGGCCGAGCAGCAAGAGGCCCATCGCGGCGGTCATGGCCGACACGAAGGGCATGTCGGTCATGGTCTGGTGCGCGAGGAAGAACCAGTCCGGCATGGTCACCAGCACCACGCCCCCGAGCAGCCCCGCGCGCCGGCCGAACACCTTCGCGACGCCCTTGTAGACCACGTACTGCGCGAGGATGGTCATGAGCACGTTCGGCGCGCGCACGACCCACTCGGGGTGGGCGAAGCCGCCCTGCATCATCTGGTCGGCCTGGTAGTGCGTGCCGAGCGCGGACATCGCCAGCGACTGGATCCAGAAGTTAAGGATGGGCTTCGACCAGAACCAGCCGTCTTGCGCCCACCAGAGCGAAATCCAGTCGTCGCGCGCGAGGATCTCGCGGGCCACCTCGCCGTAGTGGGTCTCCCAGGGATCCCAAAGCGAGAAGACGCCCATCGCGGGGAAATAGAGCAGGGCCCCGGCGAGCACGACCCAGAAGCCGTGGCGCTTCAGCAGCGGGCGGTCTTGGTCGAGCTCGTCCTTCGCGTACGGGCCGAGCACTACGCCGGCCTTGAAGACGCTGGCGACGAACGCGATGAACGTGGCGGTGACCACGATGCCCCAGCCCCACTGCGGGCCGAAGGTGTTGGCCTGGGCGAGGCTGAGCGAGCCCGCGAACGCGCAGAACGACCCGACGGTCGCGGCGAGCGGGACCGCGAGGGCGCCGAACGCGCTGCGGTGGACCACGCGCTCTTCGGGGTCGTCGAACGAGCCCAGCAGGTCCATGACGCCGAACGCGGCGACGCACGCGAAGACCACCCCGAGCGGCACGCCGAGGCGCCACTGGGCGTTCTTCGCCATGAGAAAGAAGAGCCCGAAGCCGCCGGCCAGCACGAGGCCAAGGGCCTGAACGCGCAGAGGATTTCCGCGGCGCTTCTCGGGCTGGGGAGCGTCAGCGTCGGGCGCGTCGGCCTTGGGCGCCTCGACCGAAGCGGCGTCGGCCCCTGCCGCTTCTGGCGCGGCCTGCGCGTCGGCCTTCGGCGCCTCGACCGGGGCGGCGTACGCCTGCGCGTCGACGGTCGGCGGCGTGGACCTCGGCCCCGCCTCGGACGGCTCGGCGGTCACCGGGGGCTGGGCCTCGGGCGCGGGCGGATCGTTCGCCGGATCGGCGGGGGAGGGCGCGTCGTCTTTGTTCGGGGGTTCGCTCATGGCCGGCTCAAGCGCAAGATCCGCACGGGATTAGCAACTTTGGGAGCGCCGGGCTATCGGTTTGCCTCGGGGCCGCCATTTGCCCGCGCCGCGCGTCGAGGCGGTGGAGCGGGGCGTTCCCTCGGGGCGCGGGCGGGCCGCGCGGGCGTCGTGCGCCGGTCGCGCCCGCCGCGACGAGGCGTCGCCGCGCTGAAAATCGTGCGCTCGCGGTGGCCCTGATGCAGACTTCGCGCGCGCAGCGCGGAGGGGGCCCGCAGGTCCCTTGGAGGTCGAGCAATGAGACGTGTCGCCGTCGTGGTTCCGGTCCTGCTCGTCGGGCTCGTGTTGGCCGGCTGTCCGCAGTTTCCCTCGGCGTGCGACTACGGCGGGTGTGGCGACGGCGGCCTCGCCGACGGCGCGACGCTCCCTGGCGAGGGCGGTGTGGATGGCGGTGTGGACGCGCCGCCGCCGCCCGGGTGCGACACCGTGACCGACCCGACGAAGAACCCCGAGAAGTGCCTGGTGGACGGATTCGGCGTGTACGTGTCGCCCACGGGGAGCGACGCCGATCCTGGCACAAAGGCCAAACCTTTCAGGACGTTGGCCAAGGCGCTGGAGACGGGCCGGCAGCGGATTGTGGTGTGCGATGGCCAGTACGACGTGGGGGCCACGCTGACGCGGGACGTGGAGGTGTACGGCGGGGTGGCGTGCACGTTCGACAAGGCAGGCCCCAGGGCGCGGCTGGTGGGGCTGGCGGGGAACGAGGCGGCGGTGAGCGTGGAGGCAGGCCGGGTGCGGCTGACCGACGTGGACCTCACGGGCCCGACGAGCGGGCCGGGCGCGAGCTCGATCGGCCTGCGAGTGAGCGGTGCCACCACGGTGGTGGAGGCGGTGCGGAGCGTGGTGCGCGGCGGGGCGGCGGGCGCCGGACCGGACGGGACGCTGGCGGCGTTCACCCTGGAGCCGCGAGCGACCCCGGGAAACGCGGCGATGGGAGCGAACGGCGGCGGGCTCGCGATGCACTCGTGCCCAAGTGGGACGAGCGGCGGCACGGGCGGTCGAGGTGGTCTCGGCACGGCGGGCTCCGAAGAGCCCGGAATCGCCGGAGGCCCAAGCGGGACGGGCGGCGCGGGTGGCACGATCGCCGAGTGCGCTGGCGGGCAGGGCGGGCGGCCTGGTGCCTCTGCCGGAGATCGCGGACCGGGCGAGGGCGCCAAGAGCGTGGGGGCCCTCACGAGCAACGCCTGGGCGCCCGGCAAGGGGGCGAGCGGCCTGCCGGGCGAGCCCGGACGGGGAGGAGGAGGCGGCGCAGGACGCGGCGCGGGAGGTGGCGGCGGAGGCGGAGCCGGAGGCTGCGGCGGCGCCGGTGGAGGAGGCGGAGCGGGAGGTGGCGCGAGCTTCGCGCTGCTCTCGCTGGGCGCGACCGTGAACCTGGTGTCGACGGAGCTGGTGTCGGGGAAGGCCGGCGCCGGAGGCAAAGGCGCCGCGGGCCAACCGGGGCAACGCGGCGGCGCGGCGGGGGTGCCAGTGCCCGACGGCTGCTCGGGCGGCGTTGGGGGCGACGGCGGAGGCGGCGGAGCAGGTGGTGGCGGCGCGGGAGGCGTGAGCGTGGCGCTCGCGTTCGCAGGCAAGAAGCCCACGACCGACCCGGCCACCAAGCTCACGGCCGACGCGACCAACGCGGGCGCGGCCGGCGCAGGCGGCGCGCCGGGCACGAACGACGGAGCGGCCGGCCAAGCGCTGCCCGCGCTGGAGCTGAAGTAGCGCCGCGCGCTTCGCGCCCGCGCACCTCCGCGACGGACTCCCGTCCGCGCCGCGCGCCGTCGCCCGCGCCGTCGCCCGCTGACATCGCTCAAGTCGCCGCCGCGGAAGGGGAGCCATGCTCCACCGGTGGGCGCTCAGACCTCCGAGCAGAACCGAGGAGGGGCGCCCGTGAGACGAGTGACGTCCTCGGGGGTGTCGAGATCGGTCAGGACGTCGGGATCGTCGACCGGGACGCGCACCCGGAGCGGCCCTAGGGACGTGAGCAGCTCGCGGAGGGGCGGCGCGGGCGGCGCCGACCCGCGCCGATACCTCGCGAGCGCGGCGCGCCGCAAGATCGCAGGGTGCCCGCCGCGACCTTCGCATGTGGGGGTGGCTGCAAGCGCACCGGCGGCGAGCGCGTCGAGCAGCGAGGCCAGGGTGGCCGTGGACACCGGGAGGGTGTCGATCGGGGTGATCAACACGAATTCGCCAAGCGCCGTGGAAGGCGGGCCGCCGAGCGCCTGCACGGCGAGCGCGAGAGAGCCGGCTTGGTCTGGCGCGGACGAGGAGACCACGATCACCGGCGCCGCTCCCTCGGTCGCGTCCAGCGCGCACTCGCGGGTGAGCCACGCGCACTCCTCCGGACTCGCCACGATCACGACGCGCCGACAACCGACGACGCGCGCCTCCCGAAGGTGCCTTCTCGCGAGCGAGACGCCGCCGATCAGGATTCGCCCTTTCGCCCCTCCCATGCGACGGCCGGTGCCCGCGGCCAGAACGATCGCGTCGAGGCCAGGTGCCATATGTGTGGACTAGTCGATTCGAACGGCGCTCACGACTGGAATCGCTGCTGCGGAGAAGAAGGCGAGACCCGGGTCGTCCCCTGGCGACGCGGGCCACAGGTGGTCGACGAGACACTCCGCGATGGGCTGCAGAGCGCGTCCGCGTGCGATCCGCCCATTCACCGGAAGATCGCCCTCCTTCACGCCATGATCGACATTGGCGTCGACGCGGTCTCCATCGGGCTGCCCGCGGCAGGCCCCCGCGCGGTGCGAGACGCCGTCGCGCTGGCGCGAGAGGTCTCCGACGCGAGACTGCCGGTCCGCATGACCGCCGCCGCGCGGACCACGGCCGCAGACGTTCGGGCCATCGCGGACGTGTCCGCCCGCGCGGGGCAGGCCATCGACGTCTATTCGTTCATCGGCAGCTCGCCGATTCGGCAATACGTCGAGGGATGGGCGCTCTCGTTCCTGCTCGAGCGCGTGGCGGAGGCGTCGCGGGTCGCGCGCGCGGCGGGGCTGCCCTTCTGTCTCGTCCTCGAAGACACCACTCGGACGCCGCCCGCCGTGCTTCGGCAGATGTTCGCGGCCGCCGTCGAGGCCGGGGCTGCGCGCATTTGCCTCTGCGACACGGTCGGCCACGTCGACCCGAGCGGCGCGGCGGCGTTGGTGGACTTCGCGACGGGGCTGCTTCGTGAGCTCGGGGCGCCCGAGGTCGAGCTCGACTGGCATGGGCACAACGATCGAGGCCTCGCCCTGGGCAACGCGCTCGCGGCCGCCCGCGCCGGCGCGTCGGCGGTCCACGCGACCGCCGGCGGCGTCGGCGAGCGATGTGGGAACACGGCGATGGAGCACCTCGTCGAGCAGCTCGCGGCTGCCGGGGTTCGTCGGGCGCCGCCCGCCGCCGCGTTGGGCGCGTACAGAGCGCTCGCGGAATCGGCGCTCTCCGGCGATCTCTCGATGGTCGCGGAGCCTCAGGAGCCGCTGCAGCTCGTGATCAACGGCGACAACGTCCGCACTTCGGTCGCGCCGAGTCGGACCTTGCTCGAGCTGCTTCGTTACGATCTGGACCTCACGGGCACGAAGCAAGGGTGCGACAAGGGAGACTGCGGCGCGTGCACCGTCCTCGTCGACGGTGAGCCCGTGCTCGCCTGTCTCACCCTCGCGTTGATGTGTCACGGACGACAGGTGACGACGGTCGAGTCGCTGAGCGGTGCCCCTTCGCTGGACGGGCTGCTCGACGCGTTCGACCGTCGCGGTGCTGGCCAGTGTGGGTTCTGTACACCCGGGATGCTGATGAGCGCGAAAGCGCTCCTCGCCCGCGACAAGCGGCCCACGCGAGCGGCCGTGCGGGCCGCGATCTCCGGCAATCTGTGCCGGTGCACGGGATATGGGGCGATCGTCGATGCGGTCATGGACGAGGCGGCTCGTGCGCGAGGCGAGCGCGCATCGCCCATGCCCAGCGGGGAAGAGCACGCTCCCCCACCGCTGCCTCCGTACCGGGAGCGCTCCTCGTGAGCGCCGAGGGGCCGGTCGGGCGCGCGGGGAGGCGCCACGACCTCGTGCGTCGCGTCCGCGGCGAGACGCGCTTCACCGACGACATCAAGCTCCCGCGCATGCTCTTCGCGAAGATCGTTCGCTGCCCGCACCCTCACGCCCGCATCGTCGGAATCGACGCGTCACAGGCCCTGGCGGTGCCCGGGGTCGTCGCGTGCATCACCGGCGAGGACCTGCCAGGCCGCTTCGGCATCATCCCGTGGACGCCCGACGAGCACGCGCTCGCGGTCGGGACGGCGCGGTACGTTGGCGACGGCGTGGCGGCGGTCGCGGCCATCGACGAGCGCACGGCCAACATCGCGAGCCGGCTGGTCCGCGTGGAGTACGAGCGACTCCCCGCGGCGACGACGCTGGACGCGGCGATCACCATGCCCGAGCTCGGTCTCGGCGACTCGCGACGCGACAACGTCAGCAAGACCGTCGAGCTCGCCTTCGGCGACGTCGACGGGGCGTGCGAGCGAGCAGACGTGGTCGTCCGGGATACGTACTTCTTCGAGGGGAGCGCCCACGCGCCCATCGAGACCCACGTGGCGATCGCGCAATTCGACGGCGCAGGTCTGCTGACCGTGTGGTCCTCCACGCAGGTCCCGCACTACCTGCACCGCGAGCTCTCTCGAGTGCTCGGCGTATCCCCCACACGTGTCCGCGTCATCCAGCCGCCGGTGGGCGGAGCGTTCGGGGGGAAGAGCGAGCCGTTCGGGCACGAAATCGTAGTGGCGAAGCTCGCCATGCTGACGGGGCGTCCGGTGAAAATTCTGCTGACCCGTGAGGAAGAGTTCTACGTGCATCGCGGTCGACACCCCATGCGGATCGACCTCGCCGTGGCGGCGACGGACGCGGGGGAGATCACGGCGATCGACGCTCACACCGCGATCGACGGCGGAGCGTATTCGTCATTCGGTCTGGTCACGACCTATTACTCAGGACAGCTCCTCACCGCACCGACGACCACGGCGACGTATCGCTTCTGCTCGGCTCGATACTTCACCAACAAGCCTCCCTGTGGACCGAAGCGAGGTCACGGGAGCGTGCAGCCACGCTTCGCCCTCGAGGTGGCGCTCGACAAGCTCGCCTCGAAGCTCGAGATGGACCCCATCGAGCTCCGCAGGAGGAACGCCGCGGCTCCTCAGTCAACCACGCTCAACGGGATGCGGATCACCTCGAACGGCTACCTCGAGTGCCTCGCCAAGGTCGAGGAGGCGTCCGGTTGGCGACGGCGCCGCGGCGCGCTCGGGCGAGGGCGCGGCCTCGGCGTGGCCTCATCGGCCTACATCTCCGGGACGAACTACCCAATCTATCCGAACGACATGCCGCAGAGCGCGGTTCAGTTGAAGGTCGACCGCTCGGGGGTCGTCACGGTGTTCAACGGCGCGAGCGAGATAGGTCAAGGCACCGACACGTTGATGGCGACCCTCGTGGCCGACGTCCTCGGCATTGGACTCGGGTCGATCCGCGTGGTCTCGGCGGACACCGATCTCTGCCCCGTGGATCTCGGCGCGTACTCGTCACGGGGCACGTTCATGAACGGCAACGCGTGCTTGATGGCGGCCCGCGCGATTCGAGACAAGCTCGCCGTGGTCGCCTCGGAGGCGTTCGGGTGCGAGCCGTCGCGCCTGGTCTTCTCGGGGGGCTACGTGTGCTCGCTGGACGCCGCGGGGCATGCGC includes:
- a CDS encoding (2Fe-2S)-binding protein; amino-acid sequence: MVAEPQEPLQLVINGDNVRTSVAPSRTLLELLRYDLDLTGTKQGCDKGDCGACTVLVDGEPVLACLTLALMCHGRQVTTVESLSGAPSLDGLLDAFDRRGAGQCGFCTPGMLMSAKALLARDKRPTRAAVRAAISGNLCRCTGYGAIVDAVMDEAARARGERASPMPSGEEHAPPPLPPYRERSS
- a CDS encoding molybdopterin-dependent oxidoreductase yields the protein MRRVRGETRFTDDIKLPRMLFAKIVRCPHPHARIVGIDASQALAVPGVVACITGEDLPGRFGIIPWTPDEHALAVGTARYVGDGVAAVAAIDERTANIASRLVRVEYERLPAATTLDAAITMPELGLGDSRRDNVSKTVELAFGDVDGACERADVVVRDTYFFEGSAHAPIETHVAIAQFDGAGLLTVWSSTQVPHYLHRELSRVLGVSPTRVRVIQPPVGGAFGGKSEPFGHEIVVAKLAMLTGRPVKILLTREEEFYVHRGRHPMRIDLAVAATDAGEITAIDAHTAIDGGAYSSFGLVTTYYSGQLLTAPTTTATYRFCSARYFTNKPPCGPKRGHGSVQPRFALEVALDKLASKLEMDPIELRRRNAAAPQSTTLNGMRITSNGYLECLAKVEEASGWRRRRGALGRGRGLGVASSAYISGTNYPIYPNDMPQSAVQLKVDRSGVVTVFNGASEIGQGTDTLMATLVADVLGIGLGSIRVVSADTDLCPVDLGAYSSRGTFMNGNACLMAARAIRDKLAVVASEAFGCEPSRLVFSGGYVCSLDAAGHALAVDEVIRRAEARFGTLGATGFYKTPPDLGGAYRGGKIGASPAYSFTAHVAEVSVDEDTGVVTVVKVWCAHDCGRAICPTLVHNQIEGSVYMGVAEALFEGHLIDDNGLHHGPNLLDYRIPTSLDVPEIESILVEPYDPEGPLGAKEAGEGPLHSSIPAVANAIYDAVGVRLDSLPFSPARVLNALRAQRAARV
- a CDS encoding glycosyltransferase family 39 protein, encoding MSEPPNKDDAPSPADPANDPPAPEAQPPVTAEPSEAGPRSTPPTVDAQAYAAPVEAPKADAQAAPEAAGADAASVEAPKADAPDADAPQPEKRRGNPLRVQALGLVLAGGFGLFFLMAKNAQWRLGVPLGVVFACVAAFGVMDLLGSFDDPEERVVHRSAFGALAVPLAATVGSFCAFAGSLSLAQANTFGPQWGWGIVVTATFIAFVASVFKAGVVLGPYAKDELDQDRPLLKRHGFWVVLAGALLYFPAMGVFSLWDPWETHYGEVAREILARDDWISLWWAQDGWFWSKPILNFWIQSLAMSALGTHYQADQMMQGGFAHPEWVVRAPNVLMTILAQYVVYKGVAKVFGRRAGLLGGVVLVTMPDWFFLAHQTMTDMPFVSAMTAAMGLLLLGLNTSEGERARLYEVDAFGRKLRLSGFHLLFGVILICALPQIVYLLTRNVELVLYGSGAKGFRLHLDEFRAGSALNCGLPGNEACHAAVPASIPRGLPSNPTGFGPSMLRFFGSVEPSVQGTVWLALLSGLLYLNWGERRTRRLFYIGAWFFAAIATMGKGPAGFILPGVCAFAYVATKKRWSEITKLELWSGLLVLATVAAPWFVAMYIRHGSPFTDRLFFHDMFNRAFSHVHDTNEGDDTSIRFYLWQLGYALFPWTGLAPLGLMYWLRRSDSADEGRGDASIFLVMWFVFAFALFTFMGTKFHHYIFPAVPPAAMLIGVALDDAMRRTAWARRDRVLPYGAGMLVGAAALVYGVSRFFPGSVLGTKLGATQSELAEPSMFVGAAMVVFGLVVVGATIAVWSRPASDEDEAPRAVVRDDKTPYRGGLSVEPEDAASIRAPHEALMIATAAVAGALLLVLVGRDLGTKPFGADQPGAIRLLQLFTYNYRRTWPDHLDFSAALRAFAAIAILASMLFAVKRMRAHAVSLFVALGLVFGAWGVDVYMVKTAPHWGQREVIEAYYKARSSPNEPLVAYQMNWKGENFYTSNRVPAFVSSGAPFTKWVKEQRDKGVNVMFFVTEPGRLGGLRTEAGAKTYKELTDKTVNNKFVTVRAEF
- a CDS encoding NTP transferase domain-containing protein, with product MAPGLDAIVLAAGTGRRMGGAKGRILIGGVSLARRHLREARVVGCRRVVIVASPEECAWLTRECALDATEGAAPVIVVSSSAPDQAGSLALAVQALGGPPSTALGEFVLITPIDTLPVSTATLASLLDALAAGALAATPTCEGRGGHPAILRRAALARYRRGSAPPAPPLRELLTSLGPLRVRVPVDDPDVLTDLDTPEDVTRLTGAPPRFCSEV
- a CDS encoding DUF1565 domain-containing protein → MRRVAVVVPVLLVGLVLAGCPQFPSACDYGGCGDGGLADGATLPGEGGVDGGVDAPPPPGCDTVTDPTKNPEKCLVDGFGVYVSPTGSDADPGTKAKPFRTLAKALETGRQRIVVCDGQYDVGATLTRDVEVYGGVACTFDKAGPRARLVGLAGNEAAVSVEAGRVRLTDVDLTGPTSGPGASSIGLRVSGATTVVEAVRSVVRGGAAGAGPDGTLAAFTLEPRATPGNAAMGANGGGLAMHSCPSGTSGGTGGRGGLGTAGSEEPGIAGGPSGTGGAGGTIAECAGGQGGRPGASAGDRGPGEGAKSVGALTSNAWAPGKGASGLPGEPGRGGGGGAGRGAGGGGGGGAGGCGGAGGGGGAGGGASFALLSLGATVNLVSTELVSGKAGAGGKGAAGQPGQRGGAAGVPVPDGCSGGVGGDGGGGGAGGGGAGGVSVALAFAGKKPTTDPATKLTADATNAGAAGAGGAPGTNDGAAGQALPALELK